From Streptomyces sp. TLI_053, a single genomic window includes:
- a CDS encoding glucose 1-dehydrogenase, which translates to MSRLTGRTALVTGGSRGIGRGIAERLAREGALVAVHGRDPEAAGRTAKEIERDGGRAFAVAAELGVPGDAEALWAAFDAGLAGYDGGHGLDILVNNAGIGQPGRIHEVDEAAYDRVFAVNTRAPFFVVRHGLDRLRDGGRIVNVSSGVTRVAFPEAVAYAMTKGALNTLTLTLAQELGPRGITVNAVLPGIVATDINPWLADPSARARASSYSVFDRVAEPGDVADVVAFLASDDARWVTGQNLDASGGSNLGV; encoded by the coding sequence ATGTCGAGGTTGACCGGGCGGACGGCGCTGGTGACGGGCGGCAGCCGGGGCATCGGGCGGGGCATCGCCGAGCGGCTGGCACGGGAGGGCGCGCTGGTCGCGGTGCACGGGCGGGACCCGGAGGCGGCCGGGCGGACGGCGAAGGAGATCGAGCGTGACGGCGGCCGGGCCTTCGCGGTCGCCGCCGAACTCGGTGTGCCCGGGGACGCCGAGGCGCTCTGGGCGGCCTTCGACGCCGGGCTGGCCGGGTACGACGGCGGCCACGGGCTGGACATCCTGGTGAACAACGCCGGGATCGGGCAGCCGGGGCGGATCCACGAGGTGGACGAGGCCGCCTACGACCGGGTCTTCGCCGTCAACACCCGGGCGCCGTTCTTCGTCGTCCGGCACGGCCTGGACCGGCTGCGCGACGGCGGGCGGATCGTGAACGTCTCCTCGGGCGTGACCCGGGTGGCGTTCCCGGAGGCCGTCGCCTACGCGATGACCAAGGGGGCGCTGAACACCCTGACGCTGACCCTCGCCCAGGAGCTGGGGCCGCGCGGGATCACCGTCAACGCGGTGCTGCCGGGCATCGTGGCCACCGACATCAATCCCTGGCTGGCGGATCCGTCGGCGCGGGCGCGGGCGTCCTCGTACTCGGTGTTCGACCGGGTCGCCGAGCCGGGCGACGTGGCGGACGTGGTGGCCTTCCTGGCCTCGGACGACGCCCGCTGGGTCACCGGCCAGAACCTCGACGCCAGCGGCGGATCCAACCTCGGCGTCTGA